One Maribacter cobaltidurans genomic window carries:
- a CDS encoding universal stress protein, giving the protein MKNILVPTDFSENCNKAADLGVEMAKLYNAEIHFFHLIHTPVDWVKLDKLKEKRYPKTLKEIGSAKSALRELEKKAEKENLKCRTFLEYQIETTNILKHSGHFHHDFIITGSSGTKGTARELFGSNVEKIVRKSDVPVIVVKEDEVSFPFKNIVFVSDFMEDVSGAFEHVISIAKKCNAHIRLLRINTQTDTNSIAAGLNPIKRFLEKFPDLKNYSMYVNNEPSVETGINTFLRHEPADLIALSTHGSTGFLSLFSKSIAEGVANHSALPVMTIKI; this is encoded by the coding sequence ATGAAAAATATATTAGTACCCACTGATTTCTCCGAAAATTGTAACAAAGCCGCCGATTTGGGCGTTGAAATGGCCAAATTATATAATGCGGAAATTCATTTCTTTCACTTGATACATACTCCCGTAGACTGGGTCAAACTCGACAAGCTAAAGGAAAAAAGATATCCTAAGACCTTGAAGGAAATCGGATCGGCCAAATCTGCATTGCGGGAATTGGAAAAAAAAGCGGAGAAGGAAAACCTAAAGTGTCGCACCTTCTTGGAGTACCAGATTGAGACCACCAATATTTTAAAACATTCCGGTCATTTCCACCATGATTTTATTATCACGGGGAGTAGCGGCACCAAAGGCACAGCGCGGGAACTGTTTGGCAGCAATGTGGAAAAAATTGTACGGAAATCAGATGTCCCCGTAATCGTGGTTAAAGAGGACGAAGTTTCCTTTCCTTTTAAAAACATTGTATTTGTTTCTGATTTTATGGAGGATGTGAGTGGTGCTTTCGAACATGTAATCTCAATCGCAAAAAAATGTAATGCACATATTCGTTTGTTGCGCATCAACACCCAAACGGATACCAATAGCATCGCGGCAGGATTAAATCCGATTAAGAGATTCTTGGAAAAGTTTCCCGATTTGAAAAATTATTCCATGTACGTCAATAACGAACCCTCTGTGGAAACGGGTATAAACACGTTCCTAAGACACGAACCTGCGGATCTGATTGCTTTGTCCACCCATGGTAGTACAGGCTTTTTGAGCCTGTTTTCCAAGAGCATCGCCGAGGGTGTGGCCAATCATTCGGCACTTCCGGTAATGACGATCAAAATTTAA
- a CDS encoding 2-hydroxyacid dehydrogenase: MKTTVFSTHKFEESYLTSANDGKHELRLLEERLSEHTVPLAKGSEAISLFTGDDASANILEKLGAFEVKYIALRSAGYNHVDMEKANEMNIKVARVPAYSPYAIAEHTVALILALNRKLIRAHSRVREQNFSLNGLTGFDLNGKIVGVMGTGKIGAVLIKILHGFGCKILAYDVNKDEDLVEKFGARYTDCKTLCSEADIISLHVPLTSETRHIINAEQIGVMKKGVMLINTSRGGLVDTKAVIEGLKTEKVGYFGMDVYEEEEGLFFEDHSDEILQDDVIARLMTFKNVLITSHQAFLTDTALTNIADTTVYNLDCFEKQIESGNEVSNE, translated from the coding sequence ACGGCAAACATGAATTGAGGCTATTAGAGGAACGACTGTCCGAGCATACCGTTCCCTTGGCAAAAGGCTCGGAGGCCATAAGCTTATTTACAGGCGATGATGCATCCGCCAACATACTAGAAAAACTAGGTGCGTTCGAAGTCAAATACATAGCTCTTCGTTCGGCAGGCTACAACCATGTGGATATGGAAAAGGCGAATGAAATGAACATCAAGGTGGCTCGTGTTCCTGCATATTCTCCTTACGCAATAGCAGAACACACGGTCGCACTAATATTGGCTTTGAACAGAAAATTGATAAGGGCTCATAGTAGGGTACGTGAACAGAATTTCTCGTTGAACGGACTCACAGGGTTTGACCTGAATGGAAAGATCGTCGGTGTAATGGGCACAGGGAAAATTGGGGCCGTACTCATTAAAATACTTCACGGCTTTGGCTGCAAAATTTTGGCCTATGATGTCAACAAGGATGAAGACCTAGTAGAGAAATTTGGTGCCCGCTATACCGACTGCAAAACGTTATGCAGCGAAGCGGACATTATAAGCCTTCACGTTCCCCTCACATCAGAAACAAGGCATATCATAAATGCCGAGCAAATTGGGGTCATGAAAAAAGGTGTTATGCTCATCAATACGAGCAGGGGCGGCCTGGTAGATACCAAAGCGGTCATTGAAGGTTTAAAAACAGAAAAAGTCGGATATTTTGGGATGGATGTTTATGAAGAAGAGGAAGGATTGTTTTTTGAAGATCATTCCGATGAGATACTTCAGGATGACGTAATTGCGCGTTTGATGACCTTCAAGAATGTTCTAATAACGAGCCATCAGGCATTCTTGACCGATACCGCATTGACGAACATTGCGGACACTACCGTATATAATCTGGATTGTTTTGAAAAACAAATCGAATCGGGAAACGAAGTCTCCAATGAATAA